One genomic segment of Salmo salar unplaced genomic scaffold, Ssal_v3.1, whole genome shotgun sequence includes these proteins:
- the LOC106593547 gene encoding zinc finger CCHC-type and RNA-binding motif-containing protein 1 — protein MSGGLAPSRSTVYVSNLPFSLTNSDLHKLFSKYGKVVKVTIVKDKETRKSKGVAFVLFLDKESAQSCFRSLNNKQLFGRTVKASIAIDNGRATEFIRRRNYTDKSKCYECGDTGHLSYACPKNLLGEREPPKKKEKKKKKKVEEPDEVEEEESEEEGEDPALDSLSQAIAFQQARLEEEQHRRQQTAFVAEEAGQASTSDDSKKPRIKKSVYFSDEEELSD, from the exons ATGAGTGGTGGTTTGGCTCCCAGTAGAAGCACAGTCTATGTGTCCAACCTGCCCTTCTCTCTAACCAACAGTGATCTAcacaag cttttcagcAAATATGGAAAAGTTGTGAA GGTGACAATAGTCAAAGATAAAGAAACACGCAAAAGTAAAGGTGTGGCTTTTGTGCTCTTCCTGGACAAAGAGTCTGCGCAGAGCTGCTTTAGATCACTCAACAATAAACAG TTGTTTGGAAGAACAGTGAAAGCGAGCATTGCAATAGACAACGGGCGAGCAACTGAATTTATCAGGAGGCGAAACTACACAGACAAGTCCAAATGTTATGAATGTGGG GATACAGGGCACTTAAGCTATGCATGCCCAAAAAACTTGCTTGGTGAACGAGAACCCCCGAAGAAGaaagaaaagaagaagaagaaaaaggttGAAGAGCCTGATGAAGT agaagaggaggaaagtgaggaagaaggagaggaccCTGCTCTTGACAGCTTAAGTCAAGCCATAGCTTTCCAG CAAGCACGACTTGAGGAGGAGCAGCATAGGCGACAGCAGACGGCCTTCGTGGCTGAGGAGGCCGGTCAGGCTTCTACATCAGACGACTCCAAGAAACCCAGGATCAAAAAGAGTGTCTACTTCAGTGACGAGGAAGAACTGAGCGACTGA